CGAGGAGGTGGTGGAGAAGGCCAAGGGGGAGATGAAGACCTTCATCTACGAAAGGGGAGAGGAGGCGGCCCTCGAGGCCGGGGTGGTGGGCCTGAAGCCGGGCCTGGTGCAGCTTCTGGGGAGGCTCCACTTCCGCTCCAGCTACGGCCAGAACGTCCTCAAGCACTCGGTCCAGGTGGCCCACCTCGCGGGGATCATGGCGGCGGAGCTGGGCCTGGACACCGGGCTTGCCCGCAGAGCCGGGCTTCTCCACGACCTGGGCAAGAGCGTGGATCGGGAGGTGGAGGGGAGCCACGTGGAGATCGGCATCGCCCTGGCCCGCCGCTTCGGCGAGCCCCCCGAGGTCCTGGATGCCATCGCCCACCACCACGACCCCGAGAACGCCGAGACCCTTTACGCTGTCCTGGTGGCCGCCGCCGACGCCCTCTCCGCCGCCCGGCCCGGGGCCAGGCGGGAGAGCCTGGAGGAGTACCTAGAGCGCCTTGAGGCCCTGGAGCGCATTGCCCTTTCCTTCCCTGGGGTGGAGACGGCCTTCGCGGTGCAGGCGGGTCGGGAGGTCCGGGTCATCGTCAAGCCCGAAAAGGTCACCGACGCCAAGGCCACCCTCCTGGCCCGGGAGATCGCAAACCGCATCGAGCGGGAGATGAACTACCCCGGGCAGGTGCAGGTGACCGTGGTGCGGGAAACCCGAGTGGTGGAGTACGCTAGGTGAAGTGAGGCCCTATGCTTAAAGGCGAGGACATCGGGATCGACTTGGGGACGGCCAGCGTCCTCATCTACGTGCGGGGAAAGGGGATCGTCCTGAGGGAGCCCTCGGTAATCGCCGTGGTCCAGGGGAAGAGGGAGGTGAAGGCGGTGGGGGCCGAGGCCTACCGCATGCTGGGACGCACCCCCGGCAACATCGTGGCCGTGCGGCCCCTCAAAGACGGGGTTATCGCCGACTACGCCCTCACCGAGCGCATGCTCCTCCTCTTCCTGCAAAAGGTCCTTTCCCCCGTGAGCCGCTTCTTCCGGCCTCGGGTCATGGTGGGGGTGCCCTCTGGGGTCACGGACGTGGAAAGGCGGGCTGTGGTCCAGGCGGTCTCCGCCCTGGCCCAGAAGGTTTACCTCATCGAGGAGCCCTTGGCCGCGGCCATCGGGGCGGGCATCCGGGTGGCCGAGCCCACGGGGAGCATGGTGGTGGACATCGGAGGCGGCTCCACGGACATCGCCGTCATCTCCCTAGGGGGGATCGTGCGCTCGGAAAGCTTAAGGATCGCGGGCAATGAGATGGACCAGGCCATCATCCGCCACATCCGCCAGAAGTACAGCCTCCTCATCGGGGAACGCACCGCCGAGGAGCTCAAGATCCAGCTGGGCCGGGCCAAGCTCCTCCCTGGGGAGGAGCGGGAGGTGGCCGAGGTGCGGGGCCGGGACCTCATCACCGGCCTCCCCCGCACCGCAGAGATTCCCGCCGAAGACGTGGCCGAGGCCTTGAAGGAGCCCTTGGAAAAGATCTTCCAGGGGGTGAGGTCGGTGTTGGAGACCACGCCCCCCGAGCTGGCCTCGGACATCTACGAGCGGGGCATCCTCCTCACCGGGGGTGGGGCGCTCCTCAAGAACCTGGACCTCGCCCTGCAGGAGGCCACCGGAGTCCCGGTGGTGGTGGCGGAGAACGCCATTGAGGCGGTGGCCCTGGGCACGGGGAAGGCCCTGGAAATGCTCCACGTCTTGGAGGACACCATCGTTTCCTCGGACGACGTCCTGAAGAGGTGAGGCCGTGGAGATCGGGGAGATCCTGAGGTTCCTCCCCCACCGCTACCCCTTCCTCCTCATCGACCGGGTCCTCGAGGCGGACGAGAAGCGCTTCCGCGCCCTCAAAAACGTCACCTTCAACGAGCCCCACTTCCAGGGGCACTTCCCCGGCTACCCCATCATGCCGGGGGTCCTGATCCTCGAGGCCATGGCCCAGGCGGCCGTGGGCACCCTGGCCCGCCAGCCGGGGGTGGCGCCAGGGGGGCTCGTCTTCCTAGTGGGGGTGGAGGAGGCCCGCTTCAAAAAGCCCGTGGTCCCTGGGGACACCCTGATCCTGGAGGGGGAACTCCTCTTCTTCCGGAGGGGCTTGGGCAAGGTGGCGGTGAGGGCCCTGGTGGAGGGAGAGGAAAGGGCGAGGGCCACCCTGAGCTTCGCCCTTGGGGAAGGGTGATGGCGGACCTCTTCGCCTACCTCAAGCGGGCCCGGGGCGGCCGGGTGGTGCAGACGGGCTTCCTCTCCCTAGAGGAGCAGGCGGAGCTGGAGGCCCTGGCCCGCAAGGAGGGTCTCTGCGTTTCCTTCTTTGGGGGCTTCCCCTTGGCGGAGCGGAAGGCGGCCGTGCTTTACCCTCCGGAGGTCCCTTCCGTCCACGACCCGGTGGAGGTCTTCTTCCTGGAGAAGGAGCCCCCCGAGCTGGGCGAGGCCATGGGGGATGTGGAGCCCCATGAGGAAGGCTTTTTGGTGGCCCTTTTGCCCAAGGGAAGGAAGACCCTAGAGGAGGCGGGATTTACCCTCCTTCCCCCTCCCGAGGAGGCCCTGAGGCCCTCCAAAGAGAGGGTGCGCACCCTGGTGGTGCCCTCCTTGCGGGTGGACGCCGTGGGGGCCAAGGGGTTTGGGGTTTCCCGCAACTACTTCGTCCAGGGGGTGAAGGCGGGAAAGGTGCGCCTTAGGGGCAAGGTGGCTTCCCCCAAGGAGGAGATCGCTCCCGGAGACGTCCTCCTGGCCGAGGGCCTGGGGAGCCTACGGCTCCTTGAGGTCCTTGGCGAAACCCGGCGGGGCAATTATAAAATCAAGGTGGAGGTGGAGCGCTAGGGAAGATCCATCGGCTTTGGGCTTGACGGAAGAAGGGAGCGTCCTATAGACTAAGGTTTGTGCTCTTTGGTCGGGCCAAGGGAGCACGGTAAGAGCCAGCTGCCGCAAGGGGGTCCCCTTGCGGAAGAACCCTGTTAGCTTACCTCGGGCGGCCCGCTTCCCCTCAGAGGTGACGCATGGAGATCAAGCGGTTTGGTCGCATCCGAGAGGTCATTCCCCTCCCCCCCCTTACGGAAGTCCAGGTGGAGTCCTATAGGAAGGCCCTCCAGGCGGACATCCCTCCTGAAAAGCGGGAAAACGTGGGCATCCAGGCCGCCTTCAAGGAGACCTTCCCTGTAGAGGAGGGGGACAGGGGCAAGGGGGGCCTGGTCCTGGACTTCCTGGAATACCGCATCGGCGACCCCCCCTTCTCCCAGGACGAGTGCCGGGAAAAGGATCTCACCTACCAGGCTCCCCTCTACGCCCGCCTGCAGCTCGTCCACAAGGACACGGGCCTCATCAAGGAGGACGAGGTCTTCTTGGGCCACCTCCCCCTGATGACCGAGGACGGCTCCTTCATCGTGAACGGGGCCGACCGGGTCATCGTCTCCCAGATCCACCGCTCCCCCGGGGTCTACTTCACCCCCGACCCCACCCGCCCCGGGCGCTTCTTGGCCAGCATCATCCCCTTGCCCAAGCGGGGGCCCTGGATTGACCTCGAGGTGGAGGGGAACGGGGTGGTGATCATGAAGGTCAACAAGCGCAAGTTCCCCCTGGTCCTCCTCCTTAGGGTCCTGGGGTACGACCAGGAGACCCTGGTGCGGGAGCTTTCCGCTTACGGGGACCTGGTCCAGGGCCTCCTAGACGAGGCGGTCTTCGCCATGCACCCCGAGGAGGCCATGGTCCGCCTCTTCACCCTCCTCCGCCCCGGGGACCCGCCCAAGAGGGAGAAGGCCCTGGCCTACCTCCACGGCCTCCTGGCCGACCCCAGGCGGTATGACCTGGGGGAGGCGGGCCGTTACAAGGCGGAGGAGAAGCTGGGCGTGGGCTTTTCCGGCCGCACCCTGGTCCGCTTTGAGGAGGGGGAGTTCAGGGACGAGGTCTTCCTGCCCACCTTGCGCTACCTCTTCGCCCTCACCGCCGGGGTGCCGGGCCACGAGGTGGACGACATTGACCACCTGGGCAACCGCCGCATCCGCACCGTGGGCGAGCTCATGGCGGACCAGTTCCGGGTGGGGCTTTCCCGCCTTGCCCGGGGGGTGCGGGAGCGCATGGTCATGGGCTCCCCCGACACCCTGACCCCCGCCAAACTGGTGAATAGCCGTCCCCTCGAGGCCGCCCTGAGGGAGTTCTTCAGCCGCAGCCAGCTCTCCCAGTTCAAGGACGAGACCAACCCCCTCTCCTCCCTGAGGCACAAAAGGCGCATCTCCGCCCTGGGCCCCGGGGGCCTTACCCGGGAGCGGGCGGGGTTTGACGTGCGCGACGTGCACCGCACCCACTACGGGCGCATCTGCCCGGTGGAGACCCCGGAGGGGGCCAACATCGGCCTCATCACCTCCTTGGCCGCCTACGCCCGGGTGGACAGCCTGGGCTTCATCCGCACCCCTTACCGCCGGGTGAGGGACGGGGTGGTCACCGAGGAGGTGGTCTACATGACCGCTTCCGAGGAGGACCAGTACACCATCGCCCAGGCCAACACCCCCCTTGAGGGGGACCGCATCGCCGCCGACCGGGTGGTGGCGAGGCGTAAGGGGGAGCCCGTGATCGTCTCCCCGGAGGAGGTGGAGTTCATGGACGTCTCCCCCAAGCAGGTCTTCTCCCTGAACACCAACCTCATCCCCTTCCTGGAACACGACGACGCCAACCGGGCCCTCATGGGCTCCAACATGCAGACCCAGGCGGTGCCCCTCATCCGGGCCCAGGCCCCCGTGGTCATGACCGGCCTGGAGGAGCGGGTGGTGCGGGACTCCCTGGCCGCCCTCTACGCCGAGGAGGACGGGGAGGTGGTCAAGGCGGACGGCACCCGCATCGCCGTCCGCTACGGGGACGGCCGCCTGGTGGAGCACCCCTTGCGGCGTTTCGCCCGCTCCAACCAGGGTACGGTCCTGGACCAGCGCCCCCGGGTCAGGGTGGGCCAGCGGGTGCGGAAGGGGGACCTCCTGGCGGACGGCCCCGCCTCCGAGGGGGGCATTTTGGCCCTGGGGCAGAACGTCCTGGTGGCCATCATGCCCTTTGACGGCTACAACTTTGAGGACGCCATCGTCATCAGCGAGGGGCTCCTCAAGCGGGACTTCTACACCTCCATCCACATCGAGCGCTACGAGATCGAGGCCCGGGACACCAAGCTGGGCCCCGAGCGCATCACCCGGGACATCCCCCACCTCTCGGAGGCCGCCCTCAGGGACCTGGACGAGGAAGGTATCGTCCGCATCGGGGCCGAGGTGAAGCCCGGCGACATCCTGGTGGGCCGCACCAGCTTCAAGGGGGAGCAGGAGCCCTCCCCCGAGGAGCGCCTCCTGCGCTCCATCTTCGGCGAGAAGGCCAAGGACGTGAAGGACACCTCCTTGAGGGTTCCCCCCGGGGAAGGGGGGATCGTGGTGGGCCGCCTGCGCCTCAAGCGGGGTGACCCCGGGGTGGAGCTCAAACCCGGGGTTAGGGAGGTGGTCCGGGTCTTCGTGGCCCAAAAGCGCAAGCTCCAGGTGGGGGACAAGCTGGCCAACCGCCACGGGAACAAGGGGGTGGTGGCCAAGATCCTCCCCGTGGAGGACATGCCCCACCTCCCGGACGGCACCCCCGTGGACGTGATCCTAAACCCCCTGGGCGTGCCCAGCCGCATGAACCTGGGCCAGATCCTGGAAACCCACCTGGGCCTGGCGGGCTACTTCCTGGGCCAGCGCTACATCTCCCCGGTGTTTGACGGGGCCACCGAGCCCGAGATCAAGGCCCTCCTGGCCGAGGCCTTTGACCTCTACTTCGGCAGGCGGCAAGCGGAGGGCTTCGGGGTGGACAAGCGGGAGAGGGAGGTCCTGGCCCGGGCGGAGAAGCTGGGCCTGGTCTCCCCGGGCAAGAGCCCGGAGGAGCAGCTTAAGGAGCTCTTCACCCAGGGCAAGGTGGTCCTCTACGATGGCCGCACAGGGGAGCCCATCGAGGGGCCCATCGCCGTGGGGCAGATGTTCATCATGAAGCTCTACCACATGGTGGAGGACAAGATGCACGCCCGCTCCACCGGCCCCTACTCCCTCATCACCCAGCAGCCCCTGGGGGGCAAGGCCCAGTTTGGCGGCCAGCGCTTCGGGGAGATGGAGGTGTGGGCCCTCGAGGCCTACGGGGCCGCCCACACCCTGCAGGAGATGCTCACCCTCAAGTCCGACGACATAGAGGGCAGGAACGCCGCCTACGAGGCCATCATCAAGGGGGAGGACGTGCCCGAAGCCAGCGTGCCCGAGTCCTTCCGCGTGCTGGTGAAGGAGCTCCAGGCCCTGGCCCTGGACGTGCAGACCCTGGACGAGAGGGACAACCCCGTGGACATCTTTGAGGGCCTGGCCTCCAAGAGGTAGACCACAGCCACCTGGAGGGAAGATGAAAAAGGAAGTCCGTAAGGTCCGCATCGCCCTGGCCTCCCCAGAGCGGATCCGCTCCTGGAGCTACGGGGAGGTGGAGAAACCCGAGACCATCAACTACCGCACCCTGAAGCCCGAGCGGGACGGGCTCTTTGACGAGCGCATCTTCGGTCCCATCAAGGACTACGAGTGCGCCTGCGGCAAGTACAAGCGCCAGCGCTTCGAGGGCAAGGTCTGCGAGCGCTGCGGGGTGGAGGTGACGAGGAGCATCGTCCGCCGCTACCGCATGGGTCACATTGAGCTGGCCACGCCCGCCGCCCACATCTGGTTCGTGAAGGACGTGCCCTCCAAGATCGGCACCCTCCTGGACCTCTCCGCCACCGAGCTGGAGCAGGTCCTCTACTTCAACAAGTACATCGTCTTAGACCCCAAGGGGGCGGTCCTGGACGGGGTACCGGTGGAGAAGCGCCACCTCCTCACCGACGAGGAGTACCGGGAGCTCCGCTACGGCAGGCAGGAGACCTACCCCCTGCCCCCCGGGGTGGACGCCCTAGTCAAGGACGGGGAGGAGGTGGTGAAGGGCCAAGAGCTGGCTCCGGGCCTTGTGAGCCGCATGGACGGGGTGGCCCTTTACCGCTTCCCCCGCCGGGTGCGGGTGGACTACCTGAGGAAGGAGCGGGCCGCCCTCAGGATTCCCCTTGGGGCCTGGGTGGAGAAGGAGGGCTACCGGCCGGGGGAGGTCCTAGCCGAGCTTCCCGGGCCCTACCTCTTCCGGGCGGAGGAGGGAGGGGTGGTGGAGCTCAAGGCGCTTTCCGAGGGCCACCTCCTCTACCTGCGCCAGGGGGACGAGGTCGTGGCCCGCCACCTCCTCCCCGTGGGCCTGACCCCCGTGGTGGTCCAGGGGGAGGTCGTGGAGCCCGGCCAGCCCCTGGCGGAGGGCAAGGGGCTTCTGCGCCTGCCCCGCCACATGACGGCCAAGGAGGTGGAGGCCGAAGAGGAAGGGGAGACCGTCCACCTTACCCTCTTCCTAGAGTGGACCGAGCCCAAGGACTACCGCATCGCCCCCCACATGAACGTCATCGTCCCCGAGGGGGCCAAGGTGCAGGCCGGGGAGAAGATCGTGGCCGCCATTGACCCCGAGGAGGAGGTCATCGCTGAGGCCGAAGGGGTGGTCCACCTGCACGAGCCCGCCAGCCTCCTGGTGGTCAGGGCCCGGGTCTACCCCTTTGAGGACGACGTGGAGGTGACCACCGGGGACCGGGTGGCCCCGGGGGACGCCCTGGCCGACGGGGGGAAGGTCAAGAGCGAGATCTACGGCCGGGTGGAGGTGGACCTCGTCCGGGGCGTGGTGCGGGTGGTGGAGTCCTACGACATCGACGCCCGCATGGGGGCCGAGGCCATCCGGGAGCTTCTCAAGGAACTGGAACTGGAGAGGCTGGAGCAGGAACTCCTGGAGGAGATGAAGCACCCCTCCCGCGCCCGGCGGGCCAAGGCCAGGAAGCGCCTCGAGGTGGTGCGGGCCTTCCTGGACTCCGGCAACCGCCCGGAGTGGATGGTCCTGGAGGCCGTTCCTGTCCTGCCGCCGGATCTCAGGCCCATGGTCCAGGTGGACGGGGGGCGCTTCGCCACATCGGACCTCAACGACCTCTACCGCCGCCTCATCAACCGCAACAACCGCCTGAAGAAGCTCCTGGCCCAGGGGGCCCCGGAGATCATCATCCGCAACGAGAAGCGCATGCTCCAGGAGGCCGTGGACGCCGTCATCGATAATGGCCGCCGCGGCAGCCCCGTCACCAACCCCGGCTCCGAGCGCCCCTTGAGGAGCCTCACCGACATCCTCTCCGGCAAGCAGGGCCGCTTCCGCCAGAACCTCCTGGGCAAGCGGGTGGACTACTCGGGCCGGAGCGTGATCGTGGTGGGCCCCCAGCTCAAGCTCCACCAGTGCGGTCTGCCCAAGCGCATGGCCCTGGAGCTCTTCAAGCCCTTCCTCCTCAAGAAGATGGAGGAGAAGGGCATCGCCCCCAACGTGAAGGCGGCGAGGCGGATGCTAGAAAGGCAGCGGGACATTAAGGATGAGGTCTGGGACGCCCTGGAGGAGGTGATCCACGGCAAGGTGGTCCTCCTCAACCGGGCCCCCACCCTCCACCGCCTGGGGATCCAGGCCTTCCAGCCCGTCTTGGTGGAGGGGCAGTCCATCCAGCTCCACCCCCTAGTTTGCGAGGCCTTCAACGCCGACTTCGACGGGGACCAGATGGCAGCCCACGTGCCCCTTTCCTCCTTTGCCCAGGCGGAGGCCAGGATCCAGATGCTTTCCGCCCACAACCTCCTCTCCCCGGCCTCGGGGGAGCCCCTGGCCAAGCCTAGCCGGGACATCATCCTGGGCCTCTACTACATCACCCAGGTGCGGAAGGAGAAGAAGGGCGCGGGGCGGGAGTTCGCCACCCCCGAGGAGGCCTTGGAGGCTTACAGGAGGGGCGAGGTGGCCCTGAACGCCCCCATCCTGGTGGCGGGCAAGGAGACCAGCGTGGGCCGCCTCAAGTTCCTTTTCGCCAACCCCGACGAGGCCCTCCTGGCGGTGGCCCACGGGCTTCTGGACCTTCAGGACGTGGTCACCGTGCGCTACCTGGGCCAGCGCCTGGAGACAAGCCCGGGCCGCATCCTCTTCGCCCGCATCGTGGGCGAGGCCGTGGG
The genomic region above belongs to Thermus sediminis and contains:
- the mreB gene encoding rod shape-determining protein, with product MLKGEDIGIDLGTASVLIYVRGKGIVLREPSVIAVVQGKREVKAVGAEAYRMLGRTPGNIVAVRPLKDGVIADYALTERMLLLFLQKVLSPVSRFFRPRVMVGVPSGVTDVERRAVVQAVSALAQKVYLIEEPLAAAIGAGIRVAEPTGSMVVDIGGGSTDIAVISLGGIVRSESLRIAGNEMDQAIIRHIRQKYSLLIGERTAEELKIQLGRAKLLPGEEREVAEVRGRDLITGLPRTAEIPAEDVAEALKEPLEKIFQGVRSVLETTPPELASDIYERGILLTGGGALLKNLDLALQEATGVPVVVAENAIEAVALGTGKALEMLHVLEDTIVSSDDVLKR
- the fabZ gene encoding 3-hydroxyacyl-ACP dehydratase FabZ, producing MEIGEILRFLPHRYPFLLIDRVLEADEKRFRALKNVTFNEPHFQGHFPGYPIMPGVLILEAMAQAAVGTLARQPGVAPGGLVFLVGVEEARFKKPVVPGDTLILEGELLFFRRGLGKVAVRALVEGEERARATLSFALGEG
- a CDS encoding RNA-binding protein codes for the protein MADLFAYLKRARGGRVVQTGFLSLEEQAELEALARKEGLCVSFFGGFPLAERKAAVLYPPEVPSVHDPVEVFFLEKEPPELGEAMGDVEPHEEGFLVALLPKGRKTLEEAGFTLLPPPEEALRPSKERVRTLVVPSLRVDAVGAKGFGVSRNYFVQGVKAGKVRLRGKVASPKEEIAPGDVLLAEGLGSLRLLEVLGETRRGNYKIKVEVER
- the rpoB gene encoding DNA-directed RNA polymerase subunit beta, giving the protein MEIKRFGRIREVIPLPPLTEVQVESYRKALQADIPPEKRENVGIQAAFKETFPVEEGDRGKGGLVLDFLEYRIGDPPFSQDECREKDLTYQAPLYARLQLVHKDTGLIKEDEVFLGHLPLMTEDGSFIVNGADRVIVSQIHRSPGVYFTPDPTRPGRFLASIIPLPKRGPWIDLEVEGNGVVIMKVNKRKFPLVLLLRVLGYDQETLVRELSAYGDLVQGLLDEAVFAMHPEEAMVRLFTLLRPGDPPKREKALAYLHGLLADPRRYDLGEAGRYKAEEKLGVGFSGRTLVRFEEGEFRDEVFLPTLRYLFALTAGVPGHEVDDIDHLGNRRIRTVGELMADQFRVGLSRLARGVRERMVMGSPDTLTPAKLVNSRPLEAALREFFSRSQLSQFKDETNPLSSLRHKRRISALGPGGLTRERAGFDVRDVHRTHYGRICPVETPEGANIGLITSLAAYARVDSLGFIRTPYRRVRDGVVTEEVVYMTASEEDQYTIAQANTPLEGDRIAADRVVARRKGEPVIVSPEEVEFMDVSPKQVFSLNTNLIPFLEHDDANRALMGSNMQTQAVPLIRAQAPVVMTGLEERVVRDSLAALYAEEDGEVVKADGTRIAVRYGDGRLVEHPLRRFARSNQGTVLDQRPRVRVGQRVRKGDLLADGPASEGGILALGQNVLVAIMPFDGYNFEDAIVISEGLLKRDFYTSIHIERYEIEARDTKLGPERITRDIPHLSEAALRDLDEEGIVRIGAEVKPGDILVGRTSFKGEQEPSPEERLLRSIFGEKAKDVKDTSLRVPPGEGGIVVGRLRLKRGDPGVELKPGVREVVRVFVAQKRKLQVGDKLANRHGNKGVVAKILPVEDMPHLPDGTPVDVILNPLGVPSRMNLGQILETHLGLAGYFLGQRYISPVFDGATEPEIKALLAEAFDLYFGRRQAEGFGVDKREREVLARAEKLGLVSPGKSPEEQLKELFTQGKVVLYDGRTGEPIEGPIAVGQMFIMKLYHMVEDKMHARSTGPYSLITQQPLGGKAQFGGQRFGEMEVWALEAYGAAHTLQEMLTLKSDDIEGRNAAYEAIIKGEDVPEASVPESFRVLVKELQALALDVQTLDERDNPVDIFEGLASKR
- the rpoC gene encoding DNA-directed RNA polymerase subunit beta', translated to MKKEVRKVRIALASPERIRSWSYGEVEKPETINYRTLKPERDGLFDERIFGPIKDYECACGKYKRQRFEGKVCERCGVEVTRSIVRRYRMGHIELATPAAHIWFVKDVPSKIGTLLDLSATELEQVLYFNKYIVLDPKGAVLDGVPVEKRHLLTDEEYRELRYGRQETYPLPPGVDALVKDGEEVVKGQELAPGLVSRMDGVALYRFPRRVRVDYLRKERAALRIPLGAWVEKEGYRPGEVLAELPGPYLFRAEEGGVVELKALSEGHLLYLRQGDEVVARHLLPVGLTPVVVQGEVVEPGQPLAEGKGLLRLPRHMTAKEVEAEEEGETVHLTLFLEWTEPKDYRIAPHMNVIVPEGAKVQAGEKIVAAIDPEEEVIAEAEGVVHLHEPASLLVVRARVYPFEDDVEVTTGDRVAPGDALADGGKVKSEIYGRVEVDLVRGVVRVVESYDIDARMGAEAIRELLKELELERLEQELLEEMKHPSRARRAKARKRLEVVRAFLDSGNRPEWMVLEAVPVLPPDLRPMVQVDGGRFATSDLNDLYRRLINRNNRLKKLLAQGAPEIIIRNEKRMLQEAVDAVIDNGRRGSPVTNPGSERPLRSLTDILSGKQGRFRQNLLGKRVDYSGRSVIVVGPQLKLHQCGLPKRMALELFKPFLLKKMEEKGIAPNVKAARRMLERQRDIKDEVWDALEEVIHGKVVLLNRAPTLHRLGIQAFQPVLVEGQSIQLHPLVCEAFNADFDGDQMAAHVPLSSFAQAEARIQMLSAHNLLSPASGEPLAKPSRDIILGLYYITQVRKEKKGAGREFATPEEALEAYRRGEVALNAPILVAGKETSVGRLKFLFANPDEALLAVAHGLLDLQDVVTVRYLGQRLETSPGRILFARIVGEAVGDERVAQELIQMDVPQEKNSLKDLVYQAFLRLGVEKTARLLDALKYYGFTLSTTSGITIGIDDAVIPEEKQRYLEEADRKLRQIEQAYEMGFLTDRERYDQVIGLWTETTEKVTQAVFRNFEENYPFNPLYVMAQSGARGNPQQIRQLCGLRGLMQKPSGETFEVPVRSSFREGLTVLEYFISSHGARKGGADTALRTADSGYLTRKLVDVAHEIVVREADCGTTNYISVPLFQPDEVTRTQRLRKRSDIESGLYGRVLAREVEVLGRRLEEGRYLSLEDVHFLIRAAEAGEVQEVPVRSPLTCGTRYGVCQKCYGYDLSMARPVSIGEAVGVVAAESIGEPGTQLTMRTFHTGGVAVGTDITQGLPRVIELFEARRPKAKAVISEIDGVVRIEEGEDRLSVFVESEGFAKEYKLPKDVRLLVKDGDYVEAGQPLTRGAVDPHQLLEAKGPEAVERYLVDEIQKVYRAQGVKLHDKHIEIVVRQMLKYVEVTDPGDSRLLEGQVLERWDVEALNERLIAEGKVPVAWRPLLMGVTKSALSTKSWLSAASFQNTTHVLTEAAIAGKKDELIGLKENVILGRLIPAGTGSDFVRFTQVVDRKTLKAIEEARREAVEAKEAPVRRPVRREQPGKGL